In Canis lupus baileyi chromosome X, mCanLup2.hap1, whole genome shotgun sequence, one DNA window encodes the following:
- the LOC140628832 gene encoding melanoma-associated antigen B10-like isoform X1, giving the protein MRFLLCGDRSKVSQERSPRLCKKPRSLNHLSSFPHLCLLSLTRIIMPRGQKSKLRAREKRRQAREGPGHLVAAQATVPEEEESHPSPSHVEDAPQSSPATETPGNPQVTGKVSTSTTAAAAAPNTKFNEGASNQMEEKPNASQAKDTTEQWRKGPVDKKVAMLVYYLLYKYQMKEPITKADMLRNVIQMYKNQFHEILRKASEHLELVFGLDVKEVDPNRNTYVLVNKLESSCDDKVNYNSGVPKTGLLMTVLGVIFTKGNCATEEQVWEVLNMMGLYDGIKNFIYGEPRKLITNDWVKEEYLEYRQVANSDPPRYEFLWGPRAYAETSKMKVLEFVAKIHDTVPTAFPVWYEEALKDEEERARARVVAKACTAAVASARGKAMASSFSCPK; this is encoded by the exons ATGAGATTCTTGCTTTGTGGGGATAGGTCTAAGGTCAGCCAAGAGAGGAGTCCTAGGCTCTGCAAGAAGCCAAG GTCACTGAATCATCTATCCTCTTTTCCACACTTGTGCCTGCTATCCCTAACCAGAATCATCATGCCTCGGGGCCAGAAGAGTAAGCTTCGTGCCCGTGAAAAACGCCGCCAGGCTCGAGAAGGGCCAGGGCATCTGGTAGCTGCTCAGGCCACTGTACCAGAGGAGGAAGAGTCCCACCCTTCCCCATCTCATGTTGAAGATGCTCCCCAGAGCTCACCTGCCACTGAAACACCAGGAAATCCTCAAGTTACTGGGAAAGTCTCTACCAGCACTactgctgctgcagctgctccAAATACAAAATTTAATGAAGGTGCCAGCAATCAAATGGAGGAAAAGCCAAATGCCTCACAGGCCAAGGATACCACTGAGCAATGGCGCAAAGGCCCGGTAGACAAGAAGGTTGCTATGTTGGTGTACTACCTGCTGTACAAGTATCAAATGAAAGAGCCCATTACCAAGGCAGATATGTTGAGAAATGTAATCCAGATGTACAAGAATCAATTCCACGAGATCCTCAGGAAAGCCTCTGAGCACTTGGAGCTGGTTTTCGGCCTTGATGTGAAGGAAGTGGATCCCAACAGGAATACCTATGTCCTTGTCAACAAATTAGAATCCAGCTGTGATGATAAAGTAAATTATAATTCAGGTGTGCCCAAGACTGGCCTGTTGATGACTGTCCTGGGCGTGATCTTCACAAAGGGCAACTGTGCCACTGAGGAGCAAGTCTGGGAAGTGCTGAATATGATGGGGTTATATGATGGAATTAAGAACTTCATCTATGGGGAGCCCAGGAAGCTCATCACCAATGATTGGGTGAAAGAAGAGTACCTGGAGTACCGGCAGGTGGCCAATAGTGATCCTCCACGCTATGAGTTCCTCTGGGGCCCCAGAGCTTATGCTGAGACCAGCAAGATGAAAGTCCTAGAGTTTGTGGCCAAGATCCACGATACAGTCCCCACTGCCTTCCCAGTCTGGTATGAAGAGGCTCTGAAAGATGAAGAAGAGCGAGCCCGAGCCAGAGTTGTAGCCAAGGCTTGCACTGCTGCTGTGGCCAGTGCACGTGGCAAGGCCATGGCCAGCAGCTTCTCCTGCCCCAAGTAA
- the LOC140628832 gene encoding melanoma-associated antigen B10-like isoform X2, giving the protein MGNPEGSLNHLSSFPHLCLLSLTRIIMPRGQKSKLRAREKRRQAREGPGHLVAAQATVPEEEESHPSPSHVEDAPQSSPATETPGNPQVTGKVSTSTTAAAAAPNTKFNEGASNQMEEKPNASQAKDTTEQWRKGPVDKKVAMLVYYLLYKYQMKEPITKADMLRNVIQMYKNQFHEILRKASEHLELVFGLDVKEVDPNRNTYVLVNKLESSCDDKVNYNSGVPKTGLLMTVLGVIFTKGNCATEEQVWEVLNMMGLYDGIKNFIYGEPRKLITNDWVKEEYLEYRQVANSDPPRYEFLWGPRAYAETSKMKVLEFVAKIHDTVPTAFPVWYEEALKDEEERARARVVAKACTAAVASARGKAMASSFSCPK; this is encoded by the exons ATGGGAAACCCCGAAGG GTCACTGAATCATCTATCCTCTTTTCCACACTTGTGCCTGCTATCCCTAACCAGAATCATCATGCCTCGGGGCCAGAAGAGTAAGCTTCGTGCCCGTGAAAAACGCCGCCAGGCTCGAGAAGGGCCAGGGCATCTGGTAGCTGCTCAGGCCACTGTACCAGAGGAGGAAGAGTCCCACCCTTCCCCATCTCATGTTGAAGATGCTCCCCAGAGCTCACCTGCCACTGAAACACCAGGAAATCCTCAAGTTACTGGGAAAGTCTCTACCAGCACTactgctgctgcagctgctccAAATACAAAATTTAATGAAGGTGCCAGCAATCAAATGGAGGAAAAGCCAAATGCCTCACAGGCCAAGGATACCACTGAGCAATGGCGCAAAGGCCCGGTAGACAAGAAGGTTGCTATGTTGGTGTACTACCTGCTGTACAAGTATCAAATGAAAGAGCCCATTACCAAGGCAGATATGTTGAGAAATGTAATCCAGATGTACAAGAATCAATTCCACGAGATCCTCAGGAAAGCCTCTGAGCACTTGGAGCTGGTTTTCGGCCTTGATGTGAAGGAAGTGGATCCCAACAGGAATACCTATGTCCTTGTCAACAAATTAGAATCCAGCTGTGATGATAAAGTAAATTATAATTCAGGTGTGCCCAAGACTGGCCTGTTGATGACTGTCCTGGGCGTGATCTTCACAAAGGGCAACTGTGCCACTGAGGAGCAAGTCTGGGAAGTGCTGAATATGATGGGGTTATATGATGGAATTAAGAACTTCATCTATGGGGAGCCCAGGAAGCTCATCACCAATGATTGGGTGAAAGAAGAGTACCTGGAGTACCGGCAGGTGGCCAATAGTGATCCTCCACGCTATGAGTTCCTCTGGGGCCCCAGAGCTTATGCTGAGACCAGCAAGATGAAAGTCCTAGAGTTTGTGGCCAAGATCCACGATACAGTCCCCACTGCCTTCCCAGTCTGGTATGAAGAGGCTCTGAAAGATGAAGAAGAGCGAGCCCGAGCCAGAGTTGTAGCCAAGGCTTGCACTGCTGCTGTGGCCAGTGCACGTGGCAAGGCCATGGCCAGCAGCTTCTCCTGCCCCAAGTAA
- the LOC140628832 gene encoding melanoma-associated antigen B10-like isoform X3, which produces MPRGQKSKLRAREKRRQAREGPGHLVAAQATVPEEEESHPSPSHVEDAPQSSPATETPGNPQVTGKVSTSTTAAAAAPNTKFNEGASNQMEEKPNASQAKDTTEQWRKGPVDKKVAMLVYYLLYKYQMKEPITKADMLRNVIQMYKNQFHEILRKASEHLELVFGLDVKEVDPNRNTYVLVNKLESSCDDKVNYNSGVPKTGLLMTVLGVIFTKGNCATEEQVWEVLNMMGLYDGIKNFIYGEPRKLITNDWVKEEYLEYRQVANSDPPRYEFLWGPRAYAETSKMKVLEFVAKIHDTVPTAFPVWYEEALKDEEERARARVVAKACTAAVASARGKAMASSFSCPK; this is translated from the coding sequence ATGCCTCGGGGCCAGAAGAGTAAGCTTCGTGCCCGTGAAAAACGCCGCCAGGCTCGAGAAGGGCCAGGGCATCTGGTAGCTGCTCAGGCCACTGTACCAGAGGAGGAAGAGTCCCACCCTTCCCCATCTCATGTTGAAGATGCTCCCCAGAGCTCACCTGCCACTGAAACACCAGGAAATCCTCAAGTTACTGGGAAAGTCTCTACCAGCACTactgctgctgcagctgctccAAATACAAAATTTAATGAAGGTGCCAGCAATCAAATGGAGGAAAAGCCAAATGCCTCACAGGCCAAGGATACCACTGAGCAATGGCGCAAAGGCCCGGTAGACAAGAAGGTTGCTATGTTGGTGTACTACCTGCTGTACAAGTATCAAATGAAAGAGCCCATTACCAAGGCAGATATGTTGAGAAATGTAATCCAGATGTACAAGAATCAATTCCACGAGATCCTCAGGAAAGCCTCTGAGCACTTGGAGCTGGTTTTCGGCCTTGATGTGAAGGAAGTGGATCCCAACAGGAATACCTATGTCCTTGTCAACAAATTAGAATCCAGCTGTGATGATAAAGTAAATTATAATTCAGGTGTGCCCAAGACTGGCCTGTTGATGACTGTCCTGGGCGTGATCTTCACAAAGGGCAACTGTGCCACTGAGGAGCAAGTCTGGGAAGTGCTGAATATGATGGGGTTATATGATGGAATTAAGAACTTCATCTATGGGGAGCCCAGGAAGCTCATCACCAATGATTGGGTGAAAGAAGAGTACCTGGAGTACCGGCAGGTGGCCAATAGTGATCCTCCACGCTATGAGTTCCTCTGGGGCCCCAGAGCTTATGCTGAGACCAGCAAGATGAAAGTCCTAGAGTTTGTGGCCAAGATCCACGATACAGTCCCCACTGCCTTCCCAGTCTGGTATGAAGAGGCTCTGAAAGATGAAGAAGAGCGAGCCCGAGCCAGAGTTGTAGCCAAGGCTTGCACTGCTGCTGTGGCCAGTGCACGTGGCAAGGCCATGGCCAGCAGCTTCTCCTGCCCCAAGTAA
- the LOC140627542 gene encoding melanoma-associated antigen B10 has translation MPRGQKSKLRACKKRRQVREELQDLVGAQATAAVGEVFHSPSSLCFKSSPAAGSYSVSQGPQGAISTSTTAASVSHTRSNESADNQVEERPRSSQAQPTAEPFPRGPLDEKVVKLVHYLLYKYQMKELISKAGMLRNVIQMYRNHFHEILKRASEHLELVFGLDLKEVDPNRHIYVLVNKLELSYDAMLSDDEGVPKTGLLMTILGVIFTKGNCAAEEQVWQVLNVIGLYAGMEHFIFGEPRKLITEDLVKEEYLEYRQVANSDPPRYEFLWGPRAYAETSKMKVLEFLAKVHYTVPSAFPAWYEEALQDEEERAQARAAARAHTAAMASARARAMTSAHSKGITNEHSRAMTNVHSRAIASVRSKATQTIPPTPNKV, from the coding sequence ATGCCGCGGGGTCAGAAGAGTAAGCTCCGTGCCTGTAAGAAGCGCCGCCAGGTTCGAGAAGAGCTGCAGGATCTGGTGGGTGCTCAGGCCACTGCAGCAGTGGGAGAAGTTTTCCACTCCCCTTCCTCTCTTTGTTTCAAGAGTTCACCTGCTGCTGGGTCATATAGCGTTTCCCAGGGTCCTCAGGGAGCCATATCCACCAGCACTACTGCTGCATCTGTTTCACACACAAGATCAAATGAAAGTGCTGACAACCAAGTGGAGGAAAGACCAAGATCCTCCCAGGCTCAGCCCACCGCTGAGCCGTTCCCCAGAGGCCCGCTAGATGAGAAGGTAGTTAAATTGGTGCATTACCTGCTGTACAAGTATCAAATGAAAGAGCTCATTAGTAAGGCAGGAATGCTGAGAAATGTAATTCAAATGTATAGGAATCACTTTCATGAGATCCTCAAGAGAGCCTCTGAGCACTTGGAGCTGGTTTTTGGCCTTGACTTGAAGGAAGTGGATCCCAACCGGCACATCTATGTCCTTGTGAACAAATTGGAACTAAGTTATGATGCAATGCTGAGTGATGATGAAGGGGTTCCCAAGACTGGCCTGTTGATGACTATTCTGGGTGTGATCTTCACAAAGGGCAACTGTGCCGCTGAGGAGCAAGTCTGGCAAGTATTGAATGTGATTGGGTTATATGCGGGGATGGAGCACTTCATTTTTGGGGAGCCCAGGAAGCTCATCACCGAGGATTTGGTGAAAGAAGAGTACCTGGAGTACAGGCAGGTGGCCAACAGTGATCCTCCACGCTATGAGTTCCTGTGGGGCCCCAGAGCCTATGCCGAAACCAGCAAGATGAAAGTCCTGGAGTTTTTAGCCAAGGTTCATTATACCGTCCCTAGTGCCTTCCCAGCCTGGTATGAAGAAGCTTTGCAAGATGaggaagaaagagcacaagctaGAGCTGCAGCCAGGGCTCACACTGCAGCCATGGCCAGTGCACGTGCCAGGGCCATGACCAGTGCACATTCTAAGGGCATAACCAATGAGCACTCCAGGGCCATGACCAATGTGCATTCCAGGGCCATAGCCAGTGTGCGCTCCAAGGCCACGCAGACAATTCCTCCCACCCCTAATAAAGTCTGA